The Dehalococcoidia bacterium genome window below encodes:
- a CDS encoding glutamate synthase subunit beta, with protein MGSISGFKNQKRNTEKRKPVAERVKNWKEIYIPWTKEETKAQASRCMDCGVPFCNNGCPLGNLIPEFNDLVYKEDWESAYLRLSATNNFPEFTGRICPAPCEASCTLSINNDPVSIEMIEKNIIEKAWESGLVKPEPPKIRTGKKIAIIGSGPAGLAAAQQLNRAGHEITVFEKSEKPGGLLRFGIPEFKLEKSVVERRIKLLSQEGIIFKCSVDVGIDIKAKELLETFDSICLAGGSTVPRDLPIKGRELDGVHFAMDFLSEQNRWNDNPKDRDITAKDKNVVIIGGGDTGADCLGTSIRQGAKKITQIEIMPEPPEGRAADNPWPEWPMILRTSSAHEEGGNREYSILTKEFKGTEKLEKMICEKVEWKKDSSGKYTMEKIENSNFEIKSELVLLAMGFVHPLQEGLLDDLGVNFDDRGNVKTDENLMTNINKIFSCGDMQRGQSLVVHAIASGRSCAKKIDTFLQGNSNLPDVKGYFRKVN; from the coding sequence ATGGGTAGCATCTCAGGATTTAAAAACCAAAAAAGAAATACAGAAAAAAGAAAGCCAGTAGCAGAAAGAGTTAAGAACTGGAAAGAAATTTACATTCCTTGGACAAAAGAGGAGACTAAAGCTCAAGCATCTAGGTGTATGGACTGTGGAGTTCCTTTTTGTAATAATGGATGTCCCTTAGGAAATCTTATACCTGAATTTAATGATCTAGTTTATAAAGAGGACTGGGAATCTGCATACTTGAGATTATCTGCGACTAATAATTTTCCTGAATTTACCGGAAGAATATGTCCAGCACCTTGCGAAGCTTCTTGTACTCTTTCTATAAATAATGACCCCGTTTCCATAGAAATGATAGAAAAAAATATAATTGAGAAAGCTTGGGAGTCTGGCCTAGTAAAACCTGAGCCTCCAAAAATTAGAACAGGTAAAAAAATAGCTATAATTGGTTCAGGACCTGCCGGTCTTGCCGCAGCACAACAGTTGAATAGGGCTGGGCATGAAATTACAGTTTTTGAAAAAAGTGAAAAACCTGGAGGATTATTAAGATTTGGGATACCTGAATTTAAGCTTGAAAAATCAGTAGTTGAAAGAAGAATTAAGCTTCTTTCACAAGAAGGAATAATTTTTAAATGTTCAGTTGATGTTGGCATAGACATAAAAGCTAAAGAACTTCTAGAGACTTTTGACTCAATCTGTCTTGCAGGAGGTTCTACAGTTCCTAGAGACCTTCCTATAAAAGGAAGGGAATTAGATGGTGTACATTTTGCTATGGACTTTCTTTCCGAACAAAATAGATGGAATGATAATCCAAAAGACAGGGATATTACTGCAAAAGATAAAAATGTAGTTATTATCGGTGGTGGGGATACTGGAGCGGATTGTTTAGGTACTTCAATTCGACAAGGAGCAAAAAAAATAACTCAAATTGAAATCATGCCTGAGCCCCCTGAAGGTAGAGCAGCAGATAATCCTTGGCCGGAGTGGCCCATGATATTACGCACTTCTTCAGCTCATGAAGAGGGTGGCAACAGGGAATATAGCATATTAACTAAAGAGTTTAAAGGAACAGAAAAATTAGAAAAAATGATATGTGAAAAAGTTGAATGGAAAAAAGATAGTTCAGGTAAATATACTATGGAAAAAATAGAAAATAGTAATTTTGAAATCAAATCGGAACTCGTTCTTTTAGCTATGGGATTTGTCCATCCCTTACAAGAAGGTTTATTAGATGATCTTGGAGTAAATTTTGATGACAGAGGTAATGTCAAAACAGATGAAAATCTTATGACAAATATTAATAAAATATTTTCTTGTGGTGATATGCAAAGAGGTCAGTCTCTAGTAGTTCATGCTATTGCTAGTGGAAGATCTTGTGCAAAAAAAATAGATACTTTTCTTCAGGGGAATTCAAACTTACCCGATGTAAAAGGATACTTTAGAAAAGTGAATTAG
- the gltB gene encoding glutamate synthase large subunit, which produces MLLKKLDNLKTQGLCSYHLDKDACGVGVVANIKGTKSNTIVKNSLEVLVNLEHRGACGCDPETGDGAGITIQIPDKFYREELAKDNVNLPNVGNYATGIIFLPTENSLQREIINIIKSELEENSLSLLHIRDVPTNPKKIGKWSKEAMPNIKQIFIENNSKNKNNFGKELYILRKIIENRINLIKNPQNKLIIDNEFYICSLSNKIIVYKGLLRTEQLANFYNDLNSEKIESCFGLVHSRFSTNTLGSWKLAHPYRMLAHNGEINTVRGNRNWMKAKENNILTSKFYKKTDILPICEEDASDTASLDNVFELLFHGGRSIEHVASMMIPAAWDHNEQMDQKTKDFYQYHAGLMEPWDGPAMIAFTDGDKLGACLDRNGFRPFRYTVTNDDILIMSSETGVLKVDSENIKLKSRMTPGKGFLVDFEQGRIIDSEEIIEKLVDKQPYSKWVNQKSINLDDIEEGKNEEAFEGSALLEQQISYGYSNEDIEVIIKPMSESGNQPNGSMGNDAPLAILSDKPQNLFSYFKQLFAQVSNPPLDPIREKMVTQMSILVGKRENLLSETPEHSELVKIERPIMLNEEISKLLSIQHNGIKSRKISTTYDVVKGKDGFIECLEKIKIEAENLIKNKVSIIILSDRGVTKNKAALPSLLVAGTLHHHLIRNNLRDKVDLVYETGEAREVHHFALLFGYGISAINPFIALDTVRSFSDSENFRKNQEKFCKAAISGVLKTMSKMGISTLQGYMGAQQFEALGIGEELINKSFTWTPSRISGIGIDEISDDYLLFHKNAFSDSQIPSNLKLDLGGLYLWRGTGERHMWSPETISLLQKSSTQNDLETYKKFEDAANKDYYGDITIRNLLEIDYKNSKSIKLEDVEPEIEILKRFATGAISLGSISREAHETLAIAMNRIGARSNTGEGGEDETRYKPDSNGDSRNSAVKQVASGRFGVNTNYLVNSRDIQIKMAQGAKPGEGGEIPGHKISEYIASIRKTTPGVELISPPPHHDIYSIEDMAQLIHDLKNVNEKARIHVKLVSEVGVGIIAAGVSKGKADVVLISGFSGGTGASPISSIRHAGLPWELGVAETQQVLVEQGLRDRIILQTDGQLKTGKDVAIATMLGAEEWGVATASLITMGCIMLRKCHLNTCSVGVATQDPELRKLFKGTPEAVINYFRFLAQSLRSEMAALGFKTVNEMVGRVDKLKQRKDIDHWKANKIDLSKILYKPSGIEGFENYCSTSQDHQLELALDQTILSNLNLEKISNQKTELDFNINNTNRTVGAIISGKLTKLYGDNGLPEDTLKINFEGSAGQSFGAFLSKGISFYLRGDANDYFAKGLSGGKIVVKPNIKNSSFIPENNVIIGNVALYGSTGGEVYINGKAGERFGVRNSAAKAVVEGIGNHGCEYMTGGTIVVLGEVGRNFGAGMSGGISFVYDPNDQFIENFNSELSDIEYVIEQSDDDKKLYKMVSDHRKYTSSKIAERILNNWKDELRQFKKIIPRDYAKILYKSKDINREKVNG; this is translated from the coding sequence ATGCTCTTAAAAAAATTAGATAACTTGAAGACCCAAGGTCTTTGCAGTTACCACTTAGATAAAGATGCATGCGGTGTTGGTGTTGTTGCTAATATCAAAGGGACTAAGTCTAATACTATAGTTAAGAATTCCTTAGAAGTTCTTGTAAATCTGGAGCATAGAGGAGCATGTGGTTGTGATCCAGAAACTGGAGATGGAGCAGGTATTACAATTCAAATACCTGATAAATTTTACAGAGAAGAGTTGGCAAAAGATAATGTAAATTTACCAAATGTAGGGAATTATGCAACTGGAATTATTTTCTTACCTACTGAAAATAGTCTTCAAAGGGAAATAATTAATATCATTAAAAGTGAACTTGAAGAAAATTCACTAAGTCTTTTACACATTAGAGATGTGCCTACTAACCCAAAAAAAATAGGTAAATGGTCTAAAGAGGCTATGCCTAATATAAAACAAATATTTATTGAGAATAATTCCAAGAACAAAAATAACTTTGGTAAAGAATTATATATTTTGAGAAAAATTATTGAAAATAGAATTAATTTGATTAAGAACCCTCAAAACAAGCTAATTATTGATAATGAATTTTATATATGTTCATTATCAAACAAAATAATAGTTTACAAAGGACTACTAAGAACAGAACAGCTCGCAAATTTTTATAACGACCTCAATTCTGAAAAAATAGAAAGCTGCTTTGGGTTGGTTCATTCAAGATTTTCAACGAACACTTTAGGGTCATGGAAATTGGCACATCCTTATAGAATGCTTGCTCATAATGGGGAAATTAATACTGTTAGAGGCAATAGAAACTGGATGAAAGCTAAGGAAAATAATATCTTAACTTCAAAATTTTACAAAAAAACAGATATTTTGCCAATTTGTGAAGAAGATGCTTCTGACACAGCTTCATTAGATAATGTGTTTGAATTATTATTTCATGGTGGTAGGTCAATTGAGCATGTTGCTTCTATGATGATACCCGCTGCATGGGACCACAATGAACAGATGGACCAGAAAACTAAAGATTTTTATCAGTATCATGCTGGCCTAATGGAACCTTGGGATGGTCCCGCAATGATTGCATTTACAGATGGAGATAAATTGGGTGCTTGTCTAGATAGAAATGGATTTAGGCCTTTTAGATATACAGTTACTAATGATGACATCCTTATTATGTCCTCAGAAACAGGAGTCCTAAAAGTTGATTCAGAAAATATAAAACTCAAGTCTAGAATGACTCCAGGTAAAGGATTTCTAGTCGACTTTGAGCAAGGTAGAATAATTGATTCAGAAGAAATAATAGAAAAGTTAGTTGATAAGCAACCCTACTCAAAATGGGTAAATCAGAAATCAATTAACTTAGATGACATAGAAGAAGGCAAAAATGAAGAAGCTTTTGAAGGATCAGCTCTACTAGAACAACAAATATCTTATGGATATTCAAATGAAGATATAGAAGTGATTATAAAACCTATGAGTGAAAGTGGTAACCAACCAAATGGTTCTATGGGTAATGATGCTCCTCTAGCTATTCTTTCAGATAAACCTCAAAATTTATTTTCATACTTTAAACAACTTTTTGCTCAAGTATCTAATCCTCCCCTAGATCCAATTAGGGAAAAAATGGTCACCCAAATGAGTATTTTAGTTGGAAAAAGAGAGAATTTATTATCTGAAACACCAGAACATTCTGAATTGGTAAAAATAGAAAGGCCTATAATGCTTAATGAGGAAATATCCAAGCTCCTAAGCATTCAGCATAATGGGATTAAGTCAAGAAAAATTTCTACTACATATGATGTTGTAAAAGGCAAAGATGGTTTTATAGAATGCCTTGAAAAAATTAAGATTGAAGCAGAAAACTTAATTAAAAATAAAGTTTCTATCATCATACTTTCTGATAGAGGTGTTACTAAAAATAAAGCAGCTTTACCTTCTTTACTAGTTGCGGGTACATTACATCATCACTTAATTAGAAATAATTTAAGAGATAAAGTAGATTTAGTGTATGAAACTGGTGAAGCAAGAGAAGTTCATCACTTTGCATTACTTTTTGGCTATGGAATATCAGCCATCAATCCTTTTATTGCACTGGATACAGTAAGAAGTTTTTCAGATTCAGAAAATTTTAGAAAAAATCAGGAAAAATTTTGTAAGGCTGCGATATCTGGAGTTTTGAAAACAATGTCAAAAATGGGTATTTCAACTCTTCAAGGTTACATGGGGGCACAACAATTTGAAGCTTTAGGTATTGGAGAAGAATTAATTAATAAATCTTTTACTTGGACCCCTTCAAGAATTAGTGGAATTGGTATTGATGAGATTAGCGATGATTATTTACTTTTTCATAAAAACGCATTTTCTGACTCTCAAATACCTTCAAACCTTAAGCTCGATTTAGGTGGACTTTACTTATGGAGAGGTACAGGTGAAAGACATATGTGGTCTCCTGAAACTATTTCACTCCTTCAAAAGTCATCAACTCAAAATGATTTAGAAACCTATAAAAAATTCGAGGATGCGGCAAATAAGGATTATTATGGTGATATCACTATAAGAAATTTACTTGAGATTGACTACAAAAATTCAAAATCAATAAAGCTAGAAGATGTTGAGCCTGAAATTGAAATCTTAAAAAGATTTGCAACAGGTGCGATTTCTTTAGGTTCTATATCAAGAGAAGCTCATGAAACATTAGCTATAGCAATGAATAGAATAGGAGCAAGGTCAAATACAGGTGAAGGGGGAGAAGATGAAACAAGATATAAACCTGATTCAAATGGAGATTCACGAAATTCTGCAGTCAAGCAGGTTGCATCAGGAAGATTTGGAGTAAATACAAATTATTTAGTAAATTCAAGAGACATACAAATAAAAATGGCTCAAGGAGCAAAGCCAGGTGAGGGGGGAGAAATACCTGGGCATAAAATATCAGAATACATTGCATCAATCAGAAAAACTACACCGGGAGTTGAGCTTATTTCCCCTCCTCCTCATCATGATATTTATTCTATTGAGGATATGGCTCAGCTAATTCATGATCTCAAAAATGTTAATGAAAAAGCAAGAATACATGTAAAATTAGTATCCGAAGTAGGTGTTGGCATTATTGCAGCTGGAGTATCTAAAGGAAAAGCTGATGTAGTATTGATATCTGGTTTTTCAGGAGGAACTGGAGCGTCTCCAATATCATCGATTAGACATGCTGGACTTCCTTGGGAATTAGGAGTAGCAGAGACTCAACAAGTTTTAGTTGAGCAAGGGCTTAGAGATAGAATAATTCTTCAAACTGACGGGCAACTAAAAACAGGAAAAGATGTAGCTATAGCGACTATGCTTGGAGCAGAGGAGTGGGGAGTAGCAACTGCTTCTTTAATAACTATGGGTTGTATTATGCTTAGAAAATGTCATCTAAACACATGCTCCGTAGGCGTAGCAACGCAAGACCCAGAATTAAGAAAATTATTCAAAGGAACTCCAGAAGCAGTAATTAACTATTTTAGATTTTTAGCACAAAGTCTCAGAAGCGAAATGGCAGCTCTGGGTTTCAAAACAGTTAATGAGATGGTAGGCAGAGTGGATAAGCTGAAACAGAGAAAAGATATAGATCACTGGAAAGCTAATAAAATAGATTTATCAAAAATACTTTATAAACCGTCAGGCATTGAAGGTTTTGAAAATTATTGTTCAACTTCTCAAGATCATCAGTTAGAACTTGCTCTAGATCAAACAATATTATCTAATTTGAACCTTGAGAAGATATCTAATCAAAAAACAGAATTAGATTTTAATATAAATAATACCAATAGAACAGTTGGAGCTATTATTTCCGGTAAATTAACAAAATTATATGGTGATAATGGACTACCAGAAGATACTCTTAAAATAAACTTTGAAGGATCTGCTGGTCAAAGTTTTGGTGCTTTTTTATCAAAAGGAATTAGTTTTTACCTTAGAGGAGATGCGAATGATTATTTTGCAAAAGGGTTATCTGGAGGCAAAATAGTGGTTAAACCAAATATTAAAAATTCATCTTTTATTCCAGAAAATAATGTAATTATAGGAAATGTTGCTCTTTATGGTTCTACAGGAGGAGAGGTGTATATTAATGGAAAAGCAGGTGAAAGATTTGGGGTAAGGAATTCTGCAGCTAAAGCTGTTGTAGAAGGTATAGGAAATCATGGCTGTGAATATATGACAGGAGGAACAATAGTGGTTCTTGGTGAAGTTGGAAGAAATTTTGGAGCAGGTATGAGTGGAGGTATTTCCTTTGTTTATGATCCAAATGATCAATTTATTGAAAACTTTAATTCTGAATTATCAGATATAGAATATGTTATCGAACAATCTGATGACGATAAAAAACTATATAAAATGGTAAGTGATCATAGAAAATATACATCATCAAAAATAGCAGAAAGAATTCTAAATAATTGGAAAGATGAATTAAGACAATTTAAGAAAATAATACCAAGAGATTACGCTAAGATATTATATAAATCAAAAGACATAAACAGAGAGAAAGTAAATGGGTAG
- a CDS encoding NAD+ synthase, whose product MNQINTKVGSLDINSEKIIKKISEAESKECDIICFPELSVTGYPPEDLVLSDKFIENNKKAINQIINHSKNITAIVGFIDKDKFGTYNAAAIISRKKLLAIYRKNKLPNYGVFDEKRYFTRGKELVVLNNKDIKIGISICEDIWDDFEICKLQSKLNCNLLLNINGSPYDLNKKELRKTHLSKVAKECNSHLVYINSVGGQDELIFDGSSMVINNKGKIISYLPSFEEKDEIIDLEISKKINYKEKSENHIYTIIEKDIKINNHNEIKSLGEIKESNELDDILNALILGTKDYAWKNGFEKCLVSLSGGIDSALVTYIAVMAVGKENVKVVTLPSKYSSSHSIIDSEGLCNNLGIELINIPIKDSHNSILGTLKNIFQGTKENNAEENLQSRIRGNLIMAISNKFSWLVLSTGNKSEMATGYATLYGDMAGGFSVLKDVPKTLVYKLANHINETSDLEIIPKNILIKPPSAELRPNQFDKDTLPDYGILDKIIEKYIEQKQSIEEILNSSDVTSIMSEERIIEILRMIDRNEYKRRQSPPGVKITPLAFGRDRRYPISSDYEFSYKNFTDS is encoded by the coding sequence ATGAATCAAATTAATACTAAAGTGGGATCTTTAGATATTAATTCTGAAAAAATAATTAAAAAAATATCTGAAGCTGAAAGTAAAGAATGTGATATTATATGCTTTCCAGAGCTCTCAGTTACTGGGTATCCCCCAGAAGATCTAGTTCTAAGTGATAAGTTTATAGAAAATAATAAAAAAGCTATAAACCAAATAATTAATCATTCTAAAAATATAACAGCGATAGTTGGTTTCATTGATAAAGATAAATTCGGAACTTATAATGCAGCAGCTATTATCTCACGCAAAAAACTATTAGCTATATATAGAAAAAATAAATTACCAAATTATGGAGTATTTGATGAAAAAAGATATTTTACTAGAGGAAAAGAATTAGTTGTTTTAAATAATAAAGATATAAAAATAGGAATAAGTATTTGCGAGGATATATGGGATGATTTTGAAATTTGTAAATTACAGTCAAAGCTAAATTGTAATCTTCTACTAAACATAAATGGATCTCCTTATGACTTAAATAAAAAAGAATTAAGAAAAACACACCTTAGTAAAGTTGCTAAAGAATGTAATTCACACTTGGTATATATAAATAGTGTTGGGGGCCAAGATGAGTTGATCTTCGACGGTAGTTCAATGGTTATAAATAATAAGGGCAAAATTATATCCTATTTACCTAGCTTTGAAGAAAAAGACGAAATAATTGATTTAGAAATTTCAAAAAAAATAAATTATAAAGAAAAATCAGAAAATCATATTTACACGATTATAGAAAAAGATATTAAAATTAATAACCATAATGAAATTAAGTCTTTAGGAGAAATAAAAGAATCAAATGAACTAGACGATATATTGAATGCTCTTATATTAGGAACTAAAGACTATGCTTGGAAAAATGGATTCGAAAAATGTTTAGTAAGTTTATCTGGTGGAATTGATTCTGCTTTAGTTACTTATATTGCAGTTATGGCTGTTGGTAAAGAAAATGTAAAAGTAGTAACATTGCCTTCTAAATATTCCTCAAGTCATTCAATAATAGACTCCGAAGGGCTTTGTAATAACCTAGGCATTGAACTTATCAATATTCCAATAAAAGATTCTCATAATTCTATATTAGGAACATTAAAAAATATTTTTCAAGGAACCAAAGAAAATAATGCAGAGGAAAATTTACAATCTCGGATAAGAGGTAATTTAATAATGGCAATATCAAATAAATTTTCTTGGCTTGTCCTTTCCACAGGGAATAAATCTGAAATGGCAACTGGATATGCCACTCTATATGGAGACATGGCTGGTGGTTTTTCTGTTCTAAAAGATGTACCTAAAACATTAGTATACAAACTAGCTAATCATATAAATGAGACCTCCGATTTAGAAATAATACCAAAGAATATATTAATTAAACCTCCATCAGCTGAGTTGCGACCAAATCAGTTTGATAAGGATACTTTACCTGACTATGGAATTTTAGATAAGATTATTGAAAAATATATTGAACAAAAACAAAGTATAGAAGAAATATTAAACTCTTCAGATGTAACATCAATAATGTCAGAAGAAAGAATAATTGAAATTTTGAGAATGATTGATAGAAATGAATACAAAAGAAGACAGTCACCACCAGGAGTAAAGATAACTCCTTTGGCCTTTGGAAGAGATAGAAGATATCCAATCTCTTCAGATTATGAATTTTCTTATAAAAACTTTACTGATTCCTAA
- the recA gene encoding recombinase RecA encodes MELTIEQIEKSFGKGAVMRMSESSEIDESIQSISTGSIGLDIALGIGGLPRGRIVEIFGAESAGKSTLALSCIAQAQKNGGQAAYIDVEHAMDPSYASKIGVNNQELLISQPNSAEEALEITDHLVRSGALDIIVVDSVAALVPNAELEGEMGDYHIGAQARLMSQALRKLTSTIHKTNTTCVFINQLREKVGVIFGSPEVTPGGRALKFYSSVRIDLRRSESLKIGEELVGNKVRVRVVKNKVAPPFKKSEIEILYNEGISKEGELLDIGVSRNIVEKNGSFYSFKGERLGQGRESVRKFLKNNQEISNEIEGLIMNPSIEIEDESLDILEA; translated from the coding sequence ATTGAGCTTACAATTGAACAAATAGAAAAAAGCTTTGGAAAAGGTGCAGTAATGCGAATGAGTGAAAGCTCTGAAATTGATGAATCAATTCAGTCTATATCAACTGGATCAATTGGGCTAGATATCGCGCTTGGAATAGGCGGCCTGCCAAGAGGAAGAATTGTTGAAATATTTGGAGCAGAAAGTGCAGGAAAAAGTACATTAGCGTTATCATGTATTGCCCAAGCACAAAAAAATGGAGGGCAAGCGGCATATATAGATGTAGAACATGCAATGGATCCCAGCTATGCTAGCAAAATAGGTGTTAATAATCAGGAGCTTCTAATATCCCAACCTAACTCAGCTGAAGAAGCCCTAGAGATTACAGATCACCTTGTGAGATCAGGTGCACTAGATATTATCGTAGTAGACTCTGTTGCAGCGCTAGTGCCTAATGCAGAATTAGAAGGTGAAATGGGAGACTACCACATTGGTGCACAAGCAAGATTAATGTCACAAGCATTAAGAAAACTAACCTCAACAATTCATAAAACAAATACTACTTGCGTTTTCATTAATCAATTAAGAGAAAAGGTAGGAGTAATATTTGGTTCTCCTGAAGTAACACCAGGAGGTAGGGCTCTTAAATTTTATAGTTCAGTGAGGATAGATTTAAGAAGATCAGAATCTCTAAAAATTGGAGAGGAGCTTGTTGGAAATAAGGTCAGAGTAAGAGTTGTTAAGAATAAAGTAGCTCCACCGTTTAAAAAATCAGAAATAGAGATATTGTATAACGAAGGTATTTCAAAAGAAGGGGAACTTTTAGACATAGGTGTATCAAGAAATATCGTTGAAAAAAATGGTTCGTTTTACTCGTTTAAGGGAGAAAGACTTGGACAAGGAAGAGAGTCTGTAAGAAAATTTCTTAAGAATAACCAAGAAATATCAAATGAAATTGAAGGTCTGATAATGAATCCTTCAATAGAAATTGAAGATGAGTCTCTTGATATCCTAGAGGCATAG
- a CDS encoding trypsin-like peptidase domain-containing protein — translation MKLYTFITILSLFFVSCDNDQWDTPEESDLVIQENKPLEDSENKYKDIYIKSTKSVVQIDLYSRDLSGIPDNKIGTGSGFLWDNNGNILTNYHVIQPAVSNNNPIIVVRTINNDEYLANIVGLDSSADLAIIKIYNPNNDEKINALSPLELYDSDLISPGDLTIAIGSPFDQEFTMTTGIVSAIGRSLDSTFTPYKIPSVIQTDAAINPGNSGGPLLNKDGKVIGINTQIKSSSRQNSGVGFAVPINLAKRVVKSIINGKDHKYSYLGITALNLDFGTRIRADIEENFKGILILNVLSNGPADKSGILGDSSSSMSSINYDGDIITKIDNFKINTFEDLISYLALNTEPGDIVKIEVVRDYKYLNLEVNLEARPD, via the coding sequence ATGAAACTCTACACATTCATAACAATCTTATCTTTATTTTTTGTTTCATGTGATAATGATCAATGGGATACACCAGAAGAGTCAGATTTAGTTATTCAAGAAAATAAACCATTAGAAGATTCAGAAAATAAATATAAAGATATTTACATTAAATCAACTAAATCAGTTGTTCAAATAGATTTGTATTCTAGAGATCTATCAGGGATCCCAGACAATAAAATTGGAACAGGTTCAGGTTTTCTTTGGGATAATAATGGGAATATACTAACTAATTATCATGTTATTCAACCAGCCGTATCTAATAATAACCCTATAATTGTGGTAAGAACAATTAATAACGATGAATACTTAGCAAATATAGTTGGATTAGATTCTTCTGCTGATTTGGCAATCATAAAAATTTATAATCCTAATAATGATGAAAAAATAAATGCATTATCTCCTCTTGAGTTATATGACTCTGATCTTATATCTCCAGGCGACTTGACTATAGCAATTGGCAGCCCCTTTGATCAAGAATTTACCATGACTACCGGTATCGTTAGTGCCATTGGTAGATCTTTAGATTCAACATTTACTCCATATAAGATTCCAAGTGTAATCCAAACAGATGCTGCAATAAATCCAGGAAATTCTGGTGGCCCTCTGCTCAATAAGGATGGTAAGGTGATTGGAATAAATACTCAAATAAAAAGTAGTTCAAGGCAAAATTCAGGCGTTGGATTTGCTGTACCAATAAATTTAGCCAAAAGAGTGGTAAAAAGTATTATTAATGGGAAAGATCACAAATATTCATATCTAGGAATAACTGCCTTAAATTTAGATTTCGGAACAAGGATAAGAGCTGATATAGAAGAAAACTTCAAGGGAATACTGATACTCAATGTTTTATCTAATGGGCCTGCAGATAAATCAGGTATTTTAGGTGATTCATCTTCTTCAATGTCAAGCATAAATTATGATGGTGACATAATAACAAAAATTGATAACTTTAAAATAAATACATTTGAAGACTTAATATCCTATTTAGCACTTAACACTGAACCTGGGGATATAGTAAAAATAGAAGTAGTTAGAGATTATAAATACCTAAATTTAGAGGTTAATTTAGAGGCTAGACCTGACTAA